A genomic segment from Gossypium hirsutum isolate 1008001.06 chromosome D04, Gossypium_hirsutum_v2.1, whole genome shotgun sequence encodes:
- the LOC107934905 gene encoding LOW QUALITY PROTEIN: ARF guanine-nucleotide exchange factor GNOM (The sequence of the model RefSeq protein was modified relative to this genomic sequence to represent the inferred CDS: inserted 11 bases in 11 codons) → MGRLKLQSGIKAIEEEPEDYDMTYSNKTTLACMINSEIGAVLAVMRRNVRWGGRYMSSDDQLEHSLIQSLKALRKQIFLWQNQWHTINPAAYLQPFLDVIQSDETGAPITGVALSSVHKILTLDVIDQNTANVEEAMRLVVDSVTSCRFEVTDQASEEVVLMKILHVLLACMKSKASVMLSNQHVCTXVNTCFRIVHQAEKKAELLQRIARHTMHELVRCIFSHLLNVENTKHALVNRSGTAKLELGAIDNDYAFGANXAENGNGSEYDDQASSASFASNSVGLVVTVREESMAVAGNGKETVPYDSLLMTEPYGVPCMVEIFHFLCTLLNTVEHVGMDPRSNTLTFDEDVPLFALGLINSAIELGGXSFRRHPRLLSLIQDELFRNLMQFGLSMSPLILSMVCSIVLNLYHHLRTELKLQLEAFFSCVILRLAQGKYGASYQQQEXAMEALVDFCRQKTFMVEMYANLDCDITCRNVFEDLANLLSKSAFPVNCPLSAMHILALDXLIAVIQGMAERIGNGSVSSEQPRYSEEYLPFWMVKCDNYADPVHWVPFVRRRKYIKRRLMIGADHFNRDPKKGLEFLQGTHLLPDKLDPQSVACFFRYTAGLDKNLVGDFLGNHDEFCVQVLHEFAGTFDFQDMNLDTALRLFLETFRLPGESQKIQRVLEAFSERYYEQSPQILANKDAALLLSYSLIMLNTDQHNVQVKKKMTEEDFIRNNRHINGGNDLPRDFLSELYRSICKNEIRTXPEQGFGYPEMTPSRWIDLMHKSKKTAPFIVADSRAYLDHDMXAIMSGPTIAAISVVFDHAEHEDVYQTCIDGFLAVAKISACHHLEDVLDDLVVSLCKFTTLLNPSSVEEPVLAFGDDXKARMATVTVFTIANRYGDYIRTGWRNILDCILRLHKLGLLPARVASDAADESELSADPGHGKPIXNSLSSAHLQSIGTPRRSSGLMGRFSQLLSLDTEEPRSQPTEQQLAAHQRTLQTIQKCHIDSIFTESKFLQAESLLQLARALIWAAGQPQKGSSSPEDEDTAVFCLELLIAITLNNRDRIVLLWQGVYEHIANIVQSTVMPCALVEKAVFGLLRICQRLLPYKENLADELLRSLQLVLKLDARVADAYCEQITQEVSRLVKANATHIRSQMGWRTITSLLSITARHPEASEAXFDALLFIMSDGAHLXPANYVLCIDAARQFAESRVGQAERSARALDLMSGSVDCLARWTREAKEAMGEDDAGKMSQDIGDLWLRLVQGLRKVCLDQREEVRNHALLSLQKCLTGVDGIHISHGLWLQCFDLVIFTMLDDLLEIAQGHQKDYRNMEGTLILATKLLSKVFLQLLHELSQLTTFCKLWLGVLSRMEKYMKVKVRGKKSEKLQELVLELLKNILLVMKTRGILMQRSALGGDSLWELTWLHVNNIAPSLQSEVFPDQGPELKHGETGCAVSGETVSVPSNETTTLEGAGAGS, encoded by the exons ATGGGGCGACTCAAGCTGCAATCTGGGATCAAGGCAATTGAGGAAGAACCTGAAGACTATGATATGACATATTCTAACAAAACTACTTTAGCATGTATGATTAATTCTGAAATAGGTGCTGTATTAGCTGTCATGAGGAGAAATGTAAGATGGGGTGGTCGATACATGTCGAGTGACGATCAGCTAGAACACTCTTTAATTCAGTCATTGAAGGCATTAAGAAAGCAAATATTTTTGTGGCAGAATCAGTGGCATACCATCAACCCTGCTGCGTATCTCCAGCCTTTTTTGGATGTGATTCAATCTGATGAAACTGGTGCACCAATCACTGGTGTCGCTCTATCATCTGTTCATAAAATTTTAACCCTTGATGTAATTGATCAAAATACTGCAAATGTTGAAGAAGCTATGCGTTTGGTAGTTGATTCTGTGACTAGCTGCCGATTTGAGGTGACAGATCAAGCATCAGAGGAAGTGGTACTGATGAAGATACTTCACGTTCTTCTTGCTTGCATGAAAAGTAAAGCCTCAGTTATGTTGAGTAATCAGCATGTTTGCA ATGTTAACACTTGCTTTCGAATAGTTCACCAAGCAGAGAAGAAAGCTGAATTGTTGCAGCGGATAGCCCGCCACACAATGCACGAACTTGTTAGGTGTATATTTTCACACCTTTTGAATGTTGAGAACACAAAGCATGCGTTGGTTAACAGAAGTGGCACTGCTAAACTAGAG CTTGGTGCAATAGATAACGATTATGCATTTGGGGCTA AAGCAGAAAATGGAAATGGCTCTGAGTATGATGATCAAGCATCTTCTGCAAGTTTTGCATCCAATTCTGTAGGTCTGGTAGTAACTGTGAGGGAAGAAAGTATGGCAGTAGCTGGTAATGGAAAGGAGACAGTCCCATATGATTCGCTCCTCATGACAGAGCCATATGGTGTCCCTTGCATGGTGGAGATATTTCATTTCTTGTGTACTTTACTAAATACTGTTGAGCATGTGGGAATGGATCCGCGCTCAAATACCCTGACATTTGATGAAGATGTGCCACTTTTTGCCTTGGGCTTAATTAACTCTGCCATAGAATTGGGGG CTTCCTTTCGTCGTCACCCAAGGCTATTGAGCTTGATTCAGGATGAATTATTTCGTAATctgatgcaatttgggttgtcaaTGAGTCCACTTATTCTTTCAATGGTGTGTAGTATTGTTCTAAATCTTTATCACCATCTGCGTACAGAACTCAAACTACAACTCGAGGCTTTCTTTTCCTGTGTAATTCTGAGGCTTGCACAAGGAAAATATGGAGCTTCATACCAGCAGCAGG GTGCCATGGAAGCTCTAGTTGATTTCTGCAGGCAGAAAACATTTATGGTGGAGATGTATGCCAATTTAGATTGTGACATAACTTGCCGCAATGTGTTTGAAGACCTTGCTAATTTGTTGTCAAAGAGTGCATTCCCTGTGAACTGCCCTTTGTCTGCGATGCACATTCTTGCCTTGG GTTTAATTGCTGTTATCCAGGGAATGGCTGAGAGGATCGGGAATGGTTCGGTTAGTTCAGAGCAGCCCCGTTATTCTGAGGAATATCTGCCATTCTGGATGGTGAAGTGTGATAACTATGCTGATCCAGTTCATTGGGTTCCATTTGTCAGGCGGAGAAAATACATCAAGAGAAGGTTGATGATTGGAGCTGATCACTTCAACCGTGACCCAAAAAAAGGGCTAGAGTTCCTACAAGGAACACATCTTCTGCCTGACAAACTTGACCCCCAAAGTGTGGCTTGCTTTTTCAGGTACACTGCTGGATTAGATAAGAATCTTGTTGGGGATTTCCTAGGAAATCATGATGAGTTCTGTGTTCAGGTTCTTCATGAATTTGCTGGGACTTTTGATTTCCAAGATATGAATCTGGATACTGCACTAAGACTGTTCCTGGAAACTTTTCGATTGCCTGGAGAATCGCAAAAGATACAAAGGGTGCTGGAGGCATTCTCTGAGAGGTACTATGAGCAATCGCCACAGATTCTAGCTAACAAGGATGCTGCTTTGCTATTATCATATTCACTTATAATGCTTAACACTGACCAGCACAATGTCCAAGTAAAGAAAAAGATGACAGAGGAGGATTTCATCCGGAATAATCGGCATATAAATGGAGGCAATGATCTTCCTCGAGATTTTTTGTCAGAACTATACCGCTCAATATGCAAGAATGAGATCCGCA ACCCAGAACAAGGCTTTGGCTATCCTGAAATGACCCCTAGTCGGTGGATAGATCTAATGCACAAGTCTAAGAAAACTGCACCGTTCATTGTAGCTGATTCTAGAGCATACCTTGACCATGATA TTGCAATAATGTCAGGTCCAACAATTGCTGCTATCTCTGTTGTATTTGATCATGCTGAACATGAAGATGTTTACCAGACCTGTATTGATGGATTCTTAGCTGTTGCAAAGATTTCAGCATGCCATCATCTTGAAGATGTACTGGATGACCTAGTTGTGTCTCTCTGCAAGTTTACGACTCTTTTGAATCCATCATCTGTTGAGGAACCAGTGTTGGCTTTCGGTGATG GCAAAGCCAGGATGGCAACTGTAACTGTTTTTACTATTGCAAATAGATATGGTGATTACATTCGTACAGGTTGGAGGAATATACTGGATTGTATCTTGCGACTGCACAAGCTGGGGCTTCTTCCAGCTCGCGTAGCTAGTGATGCAGCTGATGAGTCAGAGCTCTCTGCAGACCCTGGTCATGGAAAGCCCA ACAATTCTTTATCTTCAGCTCACTTACAGTCCATAGGAACCCCCCGTAGATCCTCTGGATTGATGGGCCGGTTCAGTCAGCTTTTATCCCTTGATACAGAGGAGCCAAGATCACAGCCCACTGAGCAACAACTTGCTGCTCATCAACGCACCCTTCAGACAATTCAAAAATGCCATATTGACAGCATATTTACTGAAAGTAAGTTTTTGCAAGCTGAATCTTTGTTGCAGCTAGCACGGGCCCTAATTTGGGCTGCAGGGCAGCCCCAGAAAGGGAGCAGCTCACCTGAGGATGAAGACACTGCAGTTTTCTGCCTGGAGTTGCTTATTGCAATTACCTTGAACAACCGTGATAGGATTGTGCTTCTATGGCAGGGTGTCTATGAGCACATAGCTAATATTGTTCAATCAACTGTTATGCCTTGTGCGCTGGTAGAGAAGGCAGTTTTTGGGCTTCTTAGAATTTGCCAAAGGCTGCTTCCTTACAAAGAGAACCTGGCTGATGAACTCTTGAGGTCCCTGCAACTTGTCTTGAAGCTTGATGCTCGAGTGGCTGATGCATACTGTGAGCAAATTACACAGGAAGTAAGTCGCTTAGTGAAGGCAAATGCTACACATATCAGATCTCAAATGGGGTGGCGTACAATAACATCTTTACTATCCATCACAGCCCGGCATCCAGAAGCATCTGAAG GGTTTGATGCGCTTTTATTTATTATGTCTGATGGGGCTCACT CTCCAGCCAATTATGTTCTCTGCATAGATGCTGCGAGGCAGTTTGCCGAGTCTCGTGTTGGACAGGCAGAGCGATCTGCACGTGCACTGGATCTTATGTCCGGTTCAGTTGATTGTTTGGCAAGGTGGACCCGTGAGGCTAAGGAAGCAATGGGAGAGGATGATGCTGGTAAGATGTCTCAGGATATTGGTGATTTATGGTTGAGGCTTGTGCAGGGACTCAGAAAAGTTTGTTTGGACCAGAGAGAAGAGGTCAGAAACCATGCTCTTCTATCATTGCAGAAGTGCTTGACTGGAGTAGATGGGATCCACATTTCTCATGGTTTATGGTTGCAGTGTTTCGATCTTGTGATCTTCACAATGCTCGATGACTTGCTTGAAATTGCTCAGGGACACCAAAAAGACTACCGAAACATGGAAGGCACACTTATTCTTGCCACAAAGCTCCTTTCCAAAGTGTTCTTACAGCTGCTCCATGAGCTCTCTCAGTTAACTACATTTTGCAAACTGTGGCTCGGTGTACTCAGCCGAATGGAAAAATATATGAAAGTAAAAGTCCGAGGTAAGAAAAGTGAGAAGCTTCAGGAGCTTGTGCTCGAGCTTCTCAAGAACATCTTGCTTGTAATGAAGACAAGAGGAATACTCATGCAGAGGAGTGCACTAGGTGGAGATAGCTTGTGGGAACTGACATGGCTGCATGTGAATAACATTGCGCCATCTTTGCAGTCGGAGGTTTTCCCTGATCAGGGTCCAGAGCTCAAGCATGGCGAAACCGGTTGTGCAGTTTCTGGTGAAACAGTTTCTGTTCCTTCAAATGAAACAACCACCCTTGAAGGGGCTGGTGCGGGAAGTTAA
- the LOC107898729 gene encoding uncharacterized protein translates to MDSLSSVSPSIVLPPTNTLPTRRRHRPQVVAFSFTTNTRLPRLSSFFGVKLKGRLNRVVDCKCKFNGGDARRGEEDDHGGNDDDVDGEKDEVERALHLDGTIPSTSSEFLRRVSSRAYDMRRHLQQSFDSSSYDVLEANPWRDPSKPVYVLTHKENQLCTMKTRRNRSEVETELGLLFSKGGKRSSGFGNKTEQPRSGTKFEMLVEDVREGVLVFEDENEAAKYCDLMQGGGQGCEGVAEIDASSVFDLCRTVRALVVLFRRGRTPPLPQSLELNLKARKRSLEDQEGLI, encoded by the exons ATGGATTCCCTGTCGTCTGTCTCTCCATCTATAGTTCTACCTCCGACCAACACTTTACCGACCCGACGGCGGCATCGTCCCCAAGTTGTTGCCTTCTCGTTTACCACCAATACCCGTCTTCCTCGCTTGTCGTCTTTCTTTGGCGTGAAGCTTAAAGGGAGATTGAATCGAGTTGTTGATTGTAAATGCAAATTCAACGGTGGGGATGCGAGAAGAGGAGAAGAAGATGATCATGGTGGTAACGATGATGATGTTGATGGTGAGAAAGACGAGGTTGAAAGGGCGCTTCATTTGGACGGTACGATTCCATCTACTTCCAGCGAGTTCTTGCGACGGGTTTCGTCTCGGGCGTATGATATGCGGAGGCATTTGCAGCAAAGTTTTGATAGCAGCAGTTATGATG TGTTGGAGGCAAATCCATGGAGAGATCCTTCGAAACCTGTATATGTATTAACTCACAAGGAAAACCAGTTGTGCACGATGAAAACTCGAAGAAACCGCAG TGAAGTCGAAACGGAACTCGGGTTATTGTTTTCTAAAGGAGGAAAGCGGAGTTCTGGGTTCGGAAACAAAACCGAACAGCCTAGATCTGGTACTAAGTTTGAGATGCTGGTGGAGGATGTTAGGGAAGGAGTACTT GTATTCGAAGATGAGAATGAAGCTGCAAAATATTGTGACTTAATGCAGGGAGGAGGGCAAGGATGTGAAGGTGTTGCTGAGATCGACGCTTCATCG GTATTCGATCTTTGCCGAACGGTGAGGGCACTCGTGGTTCTCTTCCGCAGGGGAAGAACACCTCCGTTACCTCAAAGTCTCGAGCTCAACCTGAAAGCCCGGAAACGATCGCTTGAAGATCAAGAGGGCCTGATATAA
- the LOC107898728 gene encoding transcription factor MYB106, with amino-acid sequence MGRSPCCEKVGLKKGPWTPEEDQKLLAYIEQHGHGSWRALPLKAGLQRCGKSCRLRWINYLRPDIKRGKFSLQEEQTIIQLHALLGNRWSAIATHLPKRTDNEIKNYWNTHLKKRLTKMGIDPVTHKPKTDALGSTTGNPKDAANLSHMAQWESARLEAEARLVRESKLVPSNPPQSNHFTAVAPSPTPATRPQCLDVLKAWQGVVCGLFTFNMDNNNLQSPTSTLNFMENTTTLPMSSSSSVNGMFNENFGWNSSINPCESGDILKVEYGSDQIPELKERLDHPMELHEMDCSSEGTWFQELFGFNGL; translated from the exons atggggAGATCACCATGTTGTGAAAAGGTAGGGTTGAAGAAAGGTCCATGGACCCCAGAAGAAGATCAAAAGCTCTTAGCTTACATTGAACAACATGGCCATGGAAGCTGGCGTGCCTTGCCTTTAAAAGCTG ggctTCAAAGATGTGGAAAGAGTTGCAGACTGAGATGGATTAACTACTTGAGACCTGATATCAAAAGAGGAAAGTTCAGTTTACAAGAAGAACAGACCATTATTCAACTCCATGCCCTTCTTGGAAACAG gTGGTCTGCCATAGCTACTCATTTGCCGAAAAGAACAGACAATGAGATCAAGAACTACTGGAACACACATCTAAAGAAAAGGCTAACCAAAATGGGGATCGATCCTGTCACCCACAAGCCTAAAACCGATGCACTCGGTTCCACCACTGGTAACCCTAAAGATGCTGCTAACCTTAGTCACATGGCTCAATGGGAGAGTGCTCGTTTAGAAGCTGAAGCTAGACTGGTTCGTGAGTCCAAGCTAGTTCCCTCAAACCCTCCTCAAAGCAACCACTTCACTGCCGTTGCGCCTTCGCCGACTCCGGCAACTAGACCGCAATGCCTCGACGTACTCAAAGCATGGCAAGGTGTCGTCTGCGGGTTATTCACTTTCAACATGGACAATAACAACTTACAGTCCCCTACGTCAACGTTGAACTTCATGGAGAACACCACAACATTGCCTATGTCATCATCATCGTCTGTTAATGGAATGTTTAATGAAAACTTTGGTTGGAACTCATCGATTAATCCATGTGAAAGTGGGGATATTTTGAAAGTTGAATATGGCAGTGATCAAATTCCAGAGTTAAAGGAAAGATTGGATCATCCAATGGAATTGCATGAAATGGACTGTTCTTCAGAGGGTACATGGTTTCAAGAGTTGTTTGGATTTAATGGTTTGTGA
- the LOC107898725 gene encoding protein SHORT ROOT IN SALT MEDIUM 1, with amino-acid sequence MYSSRGTNAYGQQPYVGQSGYAQNLGAGYSSSSVGGPDGGAQMSLSSRHSSILGSSQDTEVGGYRALPSVSAHYGVQYSSIYGTSALSATQQVPAASSKGAGASALEARNAYASALPDSPKYASTDYVSSASHSYSHKGDQMYAEKIPDYPTVERRQFGERQGSYLGRDLSSEPTGRYSDSAFFGHQHQPDIYDRLDQAVLLRQEQLLKAQSASHDSSSRQADYLAARSAAGRHSAQDLLSYGGRIDADPRSLSLLSSSSSYGGQTPSILGAAPRRNVDDMMYPPSSANPGYGVSLPPGRDYGTKGLHVTTLETEYPGSTLSRSGLPRIDERKDDRAGYLREFEMREEERRREHLREREKDRERERERERERERERLRERERERERLRILERREKEREREKERERERKRALEVTRARTPPRVSRDHRGPSLTKEVRPVKRESPRREASHRRLSPVKEKRREYVSKVYTSNLIDVERGYLSIDKRYPRLFVSPEFSKVVINWPKGNLKLSMHTHVSFEHDFIEDNLVESKELSSKLLPVEPEKPEQGSTVWNAKMMLMSGLSRSALEELSSEKIPDDRIPHICNILRFAVLKKDHSFMAIGGPCVSADGSNPTGDEFSLTQTALRYAQDVVNLDLQKCQHWNRFLEIHYDRVGKDGLFSHKEVTVLFVPDLSECLPSLDEWRAQWLAHRKAVSERERQLSLKREKSKERKEGSKDKEADTTKQTERGKSGKKILSMSSSDGVVANKKEKDGKCIEGDDSEGKANGGENKVLVKDGSEITVEGGPEKKESGEAATAKTGVVKSVKKKIIKRIVKQKVANKTAAEVNTASKPSNKVEDAGEQNTKSEIGSQPEESSAGSAGIKTFARKKVTKKEAVGKTDQDEDNDVPLEAKMEVETGCSGDKPKDNSDATAAAVENATVKTTLKKKIIKRVPKRKVPATQAKDEVAEIKNDGGEDEKKVVLAGTETSNIGKQTGSEKQGNAASSSKSESKPEKENKKDEKSTNTESLNDKKKVNTKYTCDVKGAKLKEGEKPKDEKAEKDSKDESRSNTNKELKEKRKPDEPSLKHPGLILQTKWSKDSKLRPLSLSLDSLLDYTDKDIEESTFELSLFAEVLYEMLQYQMGCRILTFLQKLRVRFITKRNQRKRQREEKSDKETEKTSPTKRSKSNELPVMKNESTKLDTSTATQQEDEMIVTKEETTTDQVEEPKMANEETNVDHVEEPKIKDEIEEEDPEEDPEEYEEMEDASQPNSSNEKNEEEKAQTDAKPEKGSEKEAEKNEAVASTKSEITTKAASTDAGPEGDMSRKEQKVDPKKKVPAIDKDLLQAFRFFDRNRVGYVRVEDMRLMIHSLGKFLSHRDVKELVQSALLESNTGRDDHILYDKLVRMSDI; translated from the exons atgtaTTCGTCCAGAGGGACGAATGCCTACGGGCAGCAACCTTACGTTGGCCAATCCGGATACGCCCAAAAT TTGGGTGCTGGTTATTCTAGTAGTTCTGTTGGAGGTCCTGATGGGGGAGCTCAAATGTCCTTGTCTTCTCGGCATTCATCAATTTTAGGTAGTTCTCAAGATACTGAAGTTGGTGGATACAGAGCCCTTCCCTCAGTTTCAGCTCATTATGGGGTGCAATATAGCTCCATATATGGCACATCTGCTTTGAGTGCTACTCAGCAG GTTCCTGCTGCAAGTTCCAAAGGGGCTGGAGCATCAGCTTTGGAAGCTCGTAATGCTTATGCCTCAGCTCTGCCAGATTCACCAAAATATGCATCTACTGACTATGTTTCATCTGCAAGTCACAGTTATAGTCACAAAGGTGACCAAATGTATGCTGAAAAGATTCCTGACTATCCTACAGTGGAGAGAAGACAATTTGGAGAACGACAAGGTAGTTATCTGGGGAGGGATTTGTCTAGTGAGCCAACTGGAAGATATTCTGATTCTGCTTTTTTTGGTCATCAGCATCAG CCTGACATATATGATCGTCTTGATCAAGCTGTCTTGCTTCGACAAGAACAATTGCTCAAAGCTCAATCAGCCTCTCATGATAGTAGTTCAag ACAAGCTGATTATCTTGCAGCAAGGAGTGCTGCTGGTCGACATTCCGCACAAGACCTTCTGTCTTACGGAGGAAGAATAGATGCCGATCCCCGCAGTTTATCATTGCTTAGCTCTTCTTCTTCTTACGGTGGACAAACTCCTTCGATATTAGGGGCAGCTCCAAGGAGAaacgttgatgatatgatgtaTCCACCTAGTTCTGCAAATCCTGGTTATGGAGTGAGCCTACCACCTGGTAGAGATTATGGAACAAAGGGACTTCATGTGACAACCCTTGAGACTGAATATCCTGGTAGCACATTGTCACGCAGTGGTCTTCCTAGGATTGATGAACGCAAGGACGATAGGGCTGGTTACCTTAGGGAGTTTGAGATGAGAGAGGAGGAGCGTCGTCGGGAGCATTTGCGTGAAAGAGAGAAAGacagagagagggagagggagagggagagggagcgAGAACGAGAACGACTACGAGAACGGGAACGTGAACGTGAACGTTTGCGCATCTTGGAGCGACGGGAGAAGGAAAGAGAGCGGGAGAAGGAGAGAGAACGAGAGCGCAAGCGTGCACTTGAAGTTACACGTGCAAGAACTCCGCCAAGAGTTTCTAGGGACCACCGAGGTCCATCTTTGACAAAAGAGGTTCGGCCTGTGAAGCGAGAATCCCCACGTCGTGAAGCTTCCCATAG GCGCCTTTCACCTGTTAAAGAAAAAAGGAGAGAATATGTAAGCAAG GTATATACATCCAACTTGATAGATGTAGAGAGAGGTTATCTGTCGATTGATAAGCGATATCCAAGACTTTTTGTCTCTCCTGAATTTTCGAAG GTTGTTATAAACTGGCCAAAGGGGAACCTTAAACTCTCTATGCATACTCATGTCAG CTTTGAGCATGATTTCATTGAAGATAATTTAGTTGAATCCAAAGAACTTTCCAGCAAGCTTTTGCCTGTTGAACCTGAAAAGCCAGAACAAGGAAGTACAGTGTGGAATGCAAAG ATGATGTTGATGAGTGGATTAAGCAGGAGTGCTTTGGAAGAGCTGTCATCTGAAAAAATCCCTGATGACCGTATACCTCATATTTGCAATATTCTAAGGTTTGCTGTTCTTAAAAAGGATCATTCTTTCATGGCAATCGGTGGACCTTGTGTTTCTGCTGATGGCAGCAATCCTACTGGTGACGAGTTCTCTCTAACTCAAACAGCCCTTAG ATATGCGCAGGATGTAGTTAATCTTGATTTACAGAAATGTCAGCATTGGAATCGTTTCCTTGAG ATACATTATGACAGAGTTGGAAAGGATGGACTGTTTAGCCATAAAGAGGTTACCGTACTGTTTGTTCCAGATTTATCTGAATGTCTCCCTTCACTTGATGAATGGCGAGCCCAATGGTTAGCTCATAGAAAAGCTGTTTCTGAGAGAGAGCGCCAGCTGTCTTTGAAAAGAGAG AAATCAAAGGAGAGGAAAGAAGGATCAAAAG ACAAGGAAGCAGATACTACAAAGCAAACTGAAAGAGGCAAATCAGGAAAAAAGATTCTGTCCATGTCATCTAGTGATGGAGTAGTTGCTAACAAAAAGGAGAAGGATGGCAAATGTATTGAAGGAGATGATTCTGAAGGAAAGGCTAATGGGGGCGAAAATAAAGTTCTGGTAAAAGATGGCAGTGAAATAACTGTGGAAGGAGGTCCTGAGAAAAAGGAAAGTGGAGAAGCTGCTACTGCTAAGACGGGCGTTGTGAAGTCCGTGAAGAAAAAGATTATAAAGAGGATCGTCAAACAGAAGGTTGCTAATAAGACAGCTGCAGAAGTAAATACTGCTAGCAAACCGAGCAACAAGGTTGAAGATGCTGGAGAGCAGAATACTAAATCAGAGATTGGCAGTCAGCCGGAAGAATCTTCTGCTGGTAGCGCAGGGATTAAAACTTTTGCACGGAAGAAGGTTACAAAAAAGGAGGCAGTTGGTAAAACTGATCAGGATGAAGATAATGATGTTCCCCTTGAGGCAAAGATGGAGGTAGAAACGGGATGCTCTGGAGATAAACCAAAGGATAATTCTGATGCCACTGCTGCAGCTGTAGAAAATGCCACTGTGAAAACaactttaaagaagaaaattaTTAAGAGGGTGCCTAAAAGAAAGGTTCCTGCTACACAAGCTAAGGATGAAGTAGCTGAAATTAAGAATGATGGTGGCGAGGATGAGAAAAAGGTTGTTTTAGCTGGAACTGAGACCTCAAATATAGGTAAGCAAACAGGTTCAGAAAAACAAGGTAATGCTGCAAGTTCGAGTAAATCAGAATCCAAGCCTGAAAAGGAGAATAAGAAGGACGAAAAGTCAACGAACACGGAGTCACTGAATGACAAGAAAAAGGTTAACACTAAGTATACTTGTGATGTCAAGGGGGCCAAATTGAAAGAAGGGGAAAAGCCAAAAGATGAGAAAGCGGAAAAAGATAGTAAAGATGAATCCCGAAGTAATACTAACAAAGAATTGAAAGAAAAGAGGAAGCCTGACGAGCCTTCTCTGAAGCATCCTGGATTGATTCTACAAACAAAGTGGAGCAAGGATTCTAAA TTGCGTCCGTTGTCACTTTCACTGGATTCACTTTTGGATTATACAGACAAGGACATTGAAGAATCCACATTTGAG CTTTCATTATTTGCTGAGGTGCTTTATGAAATGCTTCAGTATCAAATGGGTTGCCGTATTTTAACATTTCTCCAG AAACTGCGAGTAAGATTTATTACAAAAAGAAATCAGCGTAAGAGGCAACGGGAAGAAAAATCTGACAAGGAAACTGAGAAAACATCGCCAACGAAACGATCGAAAAGCAATGAGCTCCCTGTGATGAAAAATGAATCTACTAAGTTGGACACATCAACTGCAACTCAGCAGGAGGATGAAATGATTGTGACCAAGGAAGAAACTACCACAGATCAAGTTGAGGAGCCAAAGATGGCCAATGAAGAAACTAACGTTGATCATGTTGAGGAGCCAAAGATAAAAGATGAAATAGAGGAAGAAGATCCAGAGGAAGATCCTGAAGAATATGAAGAAATGGAGGATGCAAGTCAACCCAATTCCTCTAATGAG aaaaatgaagaagagaaGGCACAAACAGATGCTAAGCCTGAAAAGGGGTCTGAAAAGGAGGCTGAGAAGAATGAAGCTGTGGCATCTACCAAATCTGAAATAACCACAAAAGCTGCTAGTACAGATGCTGGGCCTGAGGGAGATATGTCTAGAAAGGAGCAGAAAGTTGATCCTAAGAAAAAGGTGCCTGCTATTGATAAGGATTTGTTGCAG GCTTTCAGGTTTTTTGACCGGAATCGAGTTGGCTACGTTAGG GTCGAAGATATGAGGTTGATGATTCATAGCTTGGGAAAGTTTCTATCTCATAGGGATGTCAAA GAACTAGTGCAAAGTGCATTGTTAGAGAGCAACACAGGAAGGGACGATCACATTCTTTACGATAAGCTGGTTCGTATGTCTGACATATAA